From Actinomycetota bacterium, the proteins below share one genomic window:
- a CDS encoding CapA family protein, with protein sequence MAIGLAGVAGLALYLRTLGDHPATATSPGPGASAPLARSSPTGPVPSASSPAPSPTPAHRGRLLIHGAGDTNFDPSYIPNLRTYGWDYALSGLNGLFKQDDLTVANFECAVSTLGAAVPKTFNFRCDPDALPALKAGGIEVGNLANNHAYDYGPDAVVDSRRNLEKAGIAPVGAGKDADEAAEAALFEIKGWKIAVVGIDEVVDPYPEAVATADHPGTACGHDVGCMVEEIREAASKADLVVVDIHWGVELDTQPRDYQVEQAHQFIAAGADVIFGGHSHRLQPLSVYQGKPIFWSLGNFVWPAFSVEGSTTAVAEVVVKPDGTMTARLIPAYIASSGHPVLR encoded by the coding sequence GTGGCGATCGGTCTGGCCGGGGTGGCCGGGCTCGCCCTCTATCTGCGAACGCTCGGGGACCATCCGGCCACGGCCACGTCGCCCGGGCCGGGCGCGTCGGCCCCGCTGGCCCGATCGAGCCCCACCGGCCCGGTGCCATCGGCGTCCTCGCCCGCCCCGAGTCCGACCCCGGCACACCGCGGCCGGCTCCTCATCCACGGCGCGGGCGACACCAACTTCGACCCCAGCTACATCCCGAACCTTCGGACGTACGGCTGGGACTACGCCCTGTCGGGGCTGAACGGGCTGTTCAAGCAGGACGACCTCACCGTGGCGAACTTCGAGTGCGCGGTGTCGACGCTCGGCGCCGCCGTGCCGAAGACGTTCAACTTCCGGTGCGACCCCGACGCGCTGCCGGCCCTGAAGGCCGGGGGCATCGAGGTCGGCAACCTCGCCAACAACCACGCGTACGACTACGGCCCGGACGCCGTGGTCGACTCGCGCCGGAACCTGGAGAAGGCGGGGATCGCGCCCGTCGGCGCGGGAAAGGACGCCGACGAGGCCGCCGAGGCCGCCCTGTTCGAGATCAAGGGATGGAAGATCGCCGTGGTGGGGATCGACGAGGTGGTCGACCCGTATCCCGAGGCCGTCGCCACGGCCGACCACCCCGGGACGGCGTGCGGCCACGACGTGGGCTGCATGGTGGAGGAGATCCGGGAGGCGGCCTCGAAGGCGGACCTCGTGGTCGTGGACATCCACTGGGGCGTCGAGCTGGACACCCAGCCCCGGGACTACCAGGTCGAGCAGGCGCATCAGTTCATCGCGGCCGGCGCGGACGTCATCTTCGGCGGCCACTCCCACCGGCTCCAGCCGCTCTCCGTCTACCAGGGAAAGCCCATCTTCTGGAGCCTGGGAAACTTCGTGTGGCCCGCTTTCTCGGTCGAGGGCTCCACCACCGCGGTGGCCGAGGTGGTGGTCAAGCCCGACGGAACGATGACCGCGCGACTCATCCCCGCCTACATCGCCTCCAGCGGCCACCCCGTGCTGCGCTGA
- a CDS encoding bifunctional riboflavin kinase/FAD synthetase, whose protein sequence is MDVLRGIDQLEAEGRPAAVTIGFFDGVHRGHQAVIRRTVDVAAQRGLDAVAVTFDRHPLETLSPGKAPLLLTTLERKIELVSALGVDRLLVLEFTEDLSRWQPDEFAKRVLADGLRAEHVVVGTNFTFGHRAMGNLLVLAELGEGMGFTVEGMALLRLNGRGVSSTSIREALVAGDLEWPERALGRRYSVEGRVVRGAGRGTGLGWPTANLETPPSILLPDEGAYAGIARGPRGEFVAAINIGGNPTFGAEPVHIEAYLLDFQGDLVGETLEIEFWTRLHDEIAFESAEALADQIAEDVERTRQLVGRGPPATR, encoded by the coding sequence ATGGACGTGCTCCGGGGCATCGACCAGCTGGAAGCGGAGGGCCGGCCCGCCGCCGTCACCATCGGCTTCTTCGACGGCGTGCACCGCGGGCATCAGGCCGTGATCCGGCGAACGGTCGACGTGGCGGCGCAGCGCGGCCTCGACGCGGTGGCGGTGACGTTCGACCGCCATCCCCTGGAGACGCTGAGTCCCGGCAAGGCGCCGCTGCTGCTCACCACGCTGGAGCGGAAGATCGAGCTGGTCTCCGCACTGGGTGTGGACCGGCTCCTGGTCCTCGAGTTCACCGAGGACCTCTCGCGGTGGCAGCCCGACGAGTTCGCAAAGCGTGTCCTCGCGGACGGGCTGCGGGCCGAGCACGTGGTCGTCGGCACGAACTTCACCTTCGGGCACCGGGCCATGGGGAACCTCCTCGTGCTGGCCGAGCTGGGTGAGGGCATGGGGTTCACGGTCGAGGGCATGGCCCTGCTGCGGCTGAACGGGCGCGGGGTGTCGTCCACCTCCATCCGGGAAGCGCTGGTGGCGGGGGACCTGGAATGGCCCGAGCGGGCACTGGGCCGGCGGTACTCGGTGGAGGGTCGCGTGGTCCGCGGCGCCGGCCGGGGAACGGGCCTGGGATGGCCCACGGCGAACCTGGAGACCCCTCCCAGCATCCTGCTCCCCGACGAGGGCGCCTACGCCGGCATCGCCCGCGGGCCCCGGGGCGAGTTCGTGGCGGCCATCAACATCGGGGGAAACCCCACCTTCGGGGCGGAACCGGTGCACATCGAGGCCTACCTGCTGGACTTCCAGGGGGACCTGGTGGGGGAGACCCTGGAGATCGAGTTCTGGACCAGGCTCCACGACGAGATCGCCTTCGAGAGTGCCGAGGCCCTGGCCGACCAGATCGCCGAGGACGTGGAGCGGACCCGGCAGCTGGTCGGCCGCGGCCCGCCGGCAACGCGCTAG